From a single Verrucomicrobiota bacterium genomic region:
- a CDS encoding sulfite exporter TauE/SafE family protein yields MILFLMGVFAVGLVSGATAGLVGFGIGSLLTPLIAAEYGMERAVMAVSLPHLMATVFRFWRHYGHVDWGVFRKFGVWSAAGGLAGALSHRWLGGQGVTMAMGLLLLATAAANLSSGFFGWRPRAGRTLGLLSGFFGGVAGNQGGLRACALLICGLEPRAFLATSTAIALAVDVARTPVYLARGWESLQGMGLTIVVASAGCVAGTALGERILMGLGVEQYRKGVALAVGILGIWILWNAARS; encoded by the coding sequence ATGATTCTCTTTCTGATGGGTGTGTTTGCAGTAGGGCTGGTTTCCGGAGCCACGGCGGGCTTGGTGGGATTCGGGATTGGCAGCCTGCTCACGCCTTTGATTGCGGCGGAGTATGGCATGGAGCGGGCGGTGATGGCGGTGTCCCTGCCGCATTTGATGGCCACGGTGTTTCGGTTTTGGAGGCATTACGGCCACGTGGATTGGGGGGTGTTTAGAAAATTTGGAGTCTGGAGCGCGGCGGGGGGATTGGCGGGAGCCCTGTCGCATCGCTGGCTGGGAGGCCAAGGCGTGACCATGGCGATGGGCTTGCTGCTGCTGGCCACGGCGGCGGCGAATTTGAGCAGTGGATTTTTCGGGTGGCGCCCGCGGGCCGGGCGAACGCTCGGCCTGCTTTCCGGATTCTTTGGTGGAGTCGCGGGGAACCAAGGCGGCTTGCGCGCTTGCGCGCTTCTGATTTGCGGGTTGGAGCCCCGGGCTTTCTTGGCGACGAGCACCGCTATCGCGCTGGCGGTCGATGTGGCGCGAACACCGGTTTACTTGGCGCGAGGATGGGAGAGTCTTCAGGGCATGGGGCTTACGATCGTGGTGGCCTCGGCGGGGTGCGTGGCCGGCACGGCGCTGGGGGAGCGGATCTTGATGGGGTTGGGCGTCGAGCAGTATCGCAAAGGTGTAGCCTTGGCGGTGGGCATTTTGGGAATTTGGATTTTATGGAATGCAGCGCGGAGTTGA